In Haliaeetus albicilla chromosome 12, bHalAlb1.1, whole genome shotgun sequence, a genomic segment contains:
- the RHCG gene encoding ammonium transporter Rh type C, with protein sequence MERPRHQGMAKNTYMRWRLPLVCLLWEVAMIVLFGVFVRFGPEADAHWEEEKREMNLTSDIENDFYFRYPSFQDVHVMIFVGFGFLMMFLKRYGFGAVGFNFLLAAFGIQWALLMQGWFHSFKSGKILIGVENLINADFCVGSVCIAFGAILGKTSPIQLLIMTLFQVTLFAVNEYILLDLLHVKDAGGSMTIHTFGAYFGLTVTRILYRPNLEQSKDKQGSVYHSDLFAMIGTLYLWIYWPSFNSAISDHGDAQHRAAINTYCSLAACVLTTVAFSSMLQKKGKLDMVHIQNATLAGGVAVGTSAEMMLTPYGSLIVGFICGIVSTVGYVYLTPFLESRLHIQDTCGIHNLHAMPGLIGGIVGAITAAAATEDVYGKEGFIKAFDFTGTYQTRTPSVQGGFQAAGIVVSLLIAFAGGALVGAILRLPVWGDAATENCFEDDVYWEVPEDEESDVYHMHNPDKPASP encoded by the exons ATGGAGCGTCCGAGGCACCAGGGGATGGCGAAAAACACGTACATGCGCTGGCGGCTCCCGCTCGTATGCCTCCTCTGGGAGGTGGCCATGATCGTCCTCTTCGGGGTCTTCGTGCGCTTCGGCCCCGAAGCTGATGCGCACTGGGAGGAAGAGAAGCGAGAGATGAACCTGACCAGCGACATAGAGAACGATTTCTACTTCCGATACCCAT CTTTCCAGGACGTCCACGTGATGATCTTTGTGGGCTTTGGCTTCCTCATGATGTTCCTCAAGCGTTACGGATTTGGAGCCGTGGGTTTCAATTTCCTCCTTGCTGCCTTTGGGATCCAGTGGGCTCTCCTGATGCAAGGCTGGTTCCACTCTTTCAAGAGCGGGAAGATCCTCATTGGGGTGGAGAA cCTGATCAATGCTGATTTCTGTGTGGGCTCTGTGTGCATTGCCTTTGGGGCCATCCTGGGCAAAACCAGCCCCATCCAGCTCCTCATCATGACTTTGTTTCAAGTAACGCTCTTTGCGGTGAACGAGTACATCCTCCTCGACCTGCTTCAT GTTAAGGATGCAGGTGGCTCCATGACCATTCACACCTTTGGAGCCTACTTTGGCCTCACAGTGACACGCATCCTGTACAGACCCAACCTGGAGCAGAGTAAGGACAAACAGGGCTCTGTGTACCACTCTGACCTCTTCGCTATGATCG GTACCCTGTATCTATGGATATACTGGCCCAGTTTTAACTCAGCAATTTCTGATCACGGGGATGCCCAGCACCGGGCTGCCATTAACACATACTGCTCACTGGCCGCTTGTGTCCTCACCACAGTGGCCTTCTCCAGcatgctgcagaagaaaggcaagcTTGACATG GTCCACATCCAGAATGCAACGCTGGCAGGCGGTGTGGCCGTGGGCACCAGTGCGGAGATGATGCTGACTCCATACGGCTCCCTTATTGTCGGGTTCATCTGTGGCATCGTGTCCACGGTGGGGTATGTCTACCTCACG CCTTTTTTGGAGTCCAGGTTGCACATCCAGGACACATGCGGCATCCACAACCTCCACGCCATGCCGGGCCTCATTGGGGGCATTGTGGGGGCCAtcactgcagctgcagccacGGAGGATGTATATGGAAAGGAAGG GTTCATCAAGGCATTTGACTTCACCGGCACATACCAGACGCGGACACCCAGCGTCCAGGGAGGGTTCCAGGCGGCCGGCATTGTGGTGTCTCTGCTGATAGCTTTTGCCGGGGGGGCCCTTGTGG GGGCCATCCTGAGGCTGCCAGTCTGGGGCGACGCCGCCACCGAGAACTGCTTTGAGGACGACGTTTACTGGGag GTGCCGGAGGACGAGGAGAGCGACGTGTACCACATGCACAACCCCGACAAGCCCGCCTCGCCCTGA